The following coding sequences are from one Natrarchaeobaculum sulfurireducens window:
- the arsB gene encoding ACR3 family arsenite efflux transporter, whose translation MSDLDHDHGADCDCPDCGDPRSMDFLDKYLTVWIFLAMGIGVGLGYVAPGVVEPIQRFHLVEIGLIAMMYPPLAKVNYRQLPRVFSQWRVLSLSLLQNWLIGPTLMFILAVIFFSGLVPPFPAHPEYFLGLIFIGMARCIAMVLVWNDLADGSSEYAAGLVAFNSVFQILTYGVYITFFALFLPEALGMDALVAGIDAFDITITQVFWAIAIFLGIPFAGGILTRLGGVRAKGEEWYEERFVPKISPVTLIALLFTVIVMFATQGDRILVQPLDVVWLAVPLTIYFVVMFLVSFAMGRGIGADYSTTTAIGFTAASNNFELAIAVAVAVFGVGSGVAFATVIGPLIEVPVLLALVYVAIYFQEKFDWAGYETGQLESTKPTDKDVTPTKTDDD comes from the coding sequence ATGAGTGACCTCGACCACGACCACGGGGCCGACTGTGACTGTCCGGACTGTGGCGACCCACGGTCGATGGATTTCCTCGATAAGTATCTGACCGTCTGGATCTTCCTCGCGATGGGGATCGGTGTCGGACTCGGCTACGTCGCCCCCGGTGTCGTAGAACCGATCCAGCGGTTCCACCTCGTCGAGATCGGGCTGATCGCGATGATGTACCCGCCGCTGGCGAAGGTCAACTACCGCCAGCTGCCCCGCGTGTTCAGCCAGTGGCGCGTGCTCAGCCTGAGCCTGCTGCAGAACTGGTTGATCGGCCCGACGCTCATGTTCATTCTCGCGGTGATCTTCTTCAGCGGACTGGTCCCGCCGTTCCCAGCCCACCCCGAGTACTTCCTGGGCCTGATCTTCATCGGGATGGCCCGCTGTATCGCGATGGTGCTCGTCTGGAACGACCTCGCCGACGGCTCGAGCGAGTACGCAGCCGGCCTGGTGGCGTTCAACAGCGTCTTCCAGATTCTCACCTACGGAGTCTACATCACGTTCTTCGCGCTGTTTCTCCCGGAGGCGCTCGGGATGGACGCGCTGGTGGCTGGCATCGACGCGTTCGACATCACGATCACCCAGGTGTTCTGGGCGATCGCGATCTTCCTCGGCATCCCCTTCGCTGGCGGTATCCTGACCCGGCTCGGTGGGGTTCGCGCCAAAGGCGAAGAGTGGTACGAAGAGCGGTTCGTCCCGAAGATCAGCCCCGTCACGCTGATCGCGCTGCTGTTTACCGTGATCGTGATGTTCGCCACGCAGGGCGACCGAATCCTCGTACAGCCACTCGACGTCGTCTGGCTCGCGGTCCCGCTGACGATCTACTTCGTCGTGATGTTCCTCGTCAGCTTCGCGATGGGGCGTGGCATCGGCGCGGATTACTCGACGACGACCGCCATCGGCTTCACCGCCGCCTCGAACAACTTCGAACTCGCGATTGCGGTCGCCGTCGCCGTCTTCGGCGTCGGCTCCGGGGTCGCGTTCGCGACCGTCATCGGGCCGCTGATCGAGGTGCCGGTGCTGCTCGCATTGGTCTACGTCGCCATCTACTTCCAGGAGAAGTTCGACTGGGCTGGCTACGAGACCGGACAGCTCGAGAGCACGAAACCGACGGACAAAGACGTGACGCCAACAAAAACGGACGATGACTGA
- a CDS encoding ArsR/SmtB family transcription factor, producing MAQATDRLQRYLDDELGECRSEDVERRLEELTTLEAGLGMERVEAELDVLSALSNETRYTLVRVLVAAEEELCVCELNAVVDVTESGLSHALSALVEAGLVEGRKDGRWKKYRATNRAVALVTVLEGSVSVDE from the coding sequence ATGGCACAAGCGACCGACCGATTGCAGCGGTATCTCGACGACGAACTCGGGGAGTGTCGCAGCGAGGACGTCGAGCGCCGACTCGAGGAACTCACCACGTTAGAGGCCGGACTCGGGATGGAACGAGTCGAGGCCGAACTCGACGTCCTGTCGGCGCTGTCCAACGAGACGCGGTATACCCTCGTCCGCGTCCTCGTCGCGGCCGAAGAAGAACTCTGCGTTTGTGAACTGAACGCCGTCGTCGACGTGACCGAAAGCGGCCTCAGTCACGCCCTCTCGGCGCTCGTCGAGGCGGGACTCGTCGAGGGACGAAAGGACGGCCGCTGGAAGAAGTATCGGGCGACCAACCGGGCTGTGGCGCTCGTCACGGTTCTCGAGGGGAGCGTGAGCGTCGATGAGTGA
- a CDS encoding transposase produces MTFREMVDGALKSYPYEQQHRYDRDVSLEDLVAEVPACYLRFYDTYDHEQGSPKPWEAIFRAHVLRCVKGWKNATALYKYLKQKPFLCTQLGFEDIPDQSTLWRAWEDRLAEVQDAVRDAAEVVVDIARYHDIPAPDPDFLPDQPTGTVTKSKSKDTLAREKAREVWKGAKPIVEDCFELERGSNASIPEGAFWEQQAYLGMRVDMHPNDGAGNFADESTRDKTPSGDSHRLQTRTLGVEKIRTMLRETARTLVARAKSKDKMGREVMAAIDITKGSPWQGEVERDEDGKNKDPWILGYKGNDGPFFQWAAIKIVGHDVPLILDAVPVKRGRKRADIVDNLLDGATDIVPGLDLVMMDREFAHDAVKDACEKHGVAYLNPGKVLSSSDHERHIARLTTEDKDFDVVEQERLDDGPTRKAIYLPKREWEREDEGDDGTDVTIRQELLDEFSDVADADPLSEDRDSDSPLSNLLDDIREEEEAESDEKVEAPTVPFETNYELVDVDPDDEQEMKHQIGRMMAKYRRRWGIENGFKKLKTFLAETQSPDHRFRYFNFAFACVLYNCWRLVDILVQLEMDGEVSDEPSITANSFLTFAKNSYGLDPPD; encoded by the coding sequence ATGACGTTCCGGGAGATGGTCGATGGGGCTCTCAAGTCCTATCCCTACGAGCAACAGCACCGCTACGACCGCGACGTCTCTCTGGAGGACCTCGTTGCTGAAGTCCCCGCTTGCTACTTGCGCTTCTACGATACGTATGATCACGAACAGGGCAGCCCAAAGCCCTGGGAAGCTATCTTCCGAGCGCACGTGCTCCGCTGCGTCAAGGGCTGGAAGAACGCAACAGCCCTGTACAAGTACCTGAAGCAGAAGCCGTTCCTCTGCACGCAGCTTGGCTTCGAGGACATCCCCGACCAGTCCACGCTCTGGCGGGCGTGGGAAGATCGCCTCGCCGAGGTTCAGGATGCCGTCCGGGACGCTGCCGAGGTCGTGGTAGACATCGCCCGCTACCATGACATTCCCGCTCCTGACCCGGATTTTCTACCTGACCAGCCAACGGGGACGGTTACCAAATCCAAGAGCAAGGATACGCTTGCCCGCGAGAAAGCCCGGGAAGTCTGGAAGGGTGCGAAGCCGATCGTCGAGGACTGCTTCGAGCTGGAGCGTGGCTCGAACGCGTCGATTCCAGAGGGCGCGTTCTGGGAGCAACAGGCGTACCTGGGGATGCGAGTGGACATGCACCCGAACGATGGCGCAGGAAACTTCGCCGACGAATCCACCCGCGACAAAACGCCGTCAGGCGATTCGCACCGGCTCCAGACCCGAACGCTCGGCGTCGAAAAGATCCGTACGATGCTCCGCGAGACTGCCCGAACACTCGTCGCCCGCGCGAAGTCGAAGGATAAGATGGGCCGGGAGGTGATGGCCGCGATCGACATCACCAAGGGGAGTCCGTGGCAAGGCGAGGTCGAGCGCGACGAGGACGGGAAGAACAAGGACCCGTGGATTCTCGGGTACAAGGGCAACGACGGCCCGTTCTTCCAGTGGGCCGCGATCAAGATCGTCGGCCATGACGTGCCGCTGATCCTCGATGCGGTCCCGGTAAAACGTGGCCGGAAGCGGGCCGACATCGTTGATAATCTCCTCGATGGCGCAACCGACATCGTACCCGGACTCGACCTCGTGATGATGGATCGGGAGTTCGCACATGACGCCGTGAAGGACGCCTGCGAGAAGCACGGCGTGGCGTATCTCAACCCTGGAAAGGTTCTCTCCAGCAGCGACCACGAGCGCCACATCGCCCGACTCACAACTGAGGACAAGGACTTCGACGTTGTCGAGCAAGAGCGCCTCGACGACGGCCCGACGCGGAAGGCGATCTATCTCCCGAAACGCGAATGGGAACGCGAAGACGAGGGCGACGATGGAACGGATGTAACAATCCGCCAGGAACTGCTGGACGAGTTCTCGGATGTCGCCGATGCCGATCCACTCTCGGAAGACCGAGACAGCGACTCGCCGCTCTCCAACCTGCTCGACGACATCCGTGAAGAAGAAGAGGCCGAGAGCGACGAGAAGGTCGAAGCACCGACGGTGCCCTTCGAGACGAACTACGAGCTGGTTGACGTCGATCCCGACGACGAGCAGGAAATGAAACACCAGATCGGGCGCATGATGGCGAAGTACCGGCGCAGATGGGGGATCGAGAACGGCTTCAAGAAGCTGAAGACGTTCCTCGCGGAGACACAGTCGCCCGACCACCGGTTCCGGTACTTCAACTTCGCGTTCGCGTGCGTGCTGTACAACTGCTGGCGGCTCGTCGACATCTTGGTGCAGCTGGAGATGGACGGCGAGGTCTCTGACGAGCCGTCGATCACGGCGAACTCGTTCCTGACGTTCGCCAAGAACAGCTACGGCCTCGACCCGCCGGACTAA